GCTTCAGGCACGCCGGCGGCCGGCGACGTTGACGCCCGAGCCGATGATGAGGTCGTGGTCGTAGGTCCAGCGGTAGAGCCGGCCCGACTTCATCGGCGCGAGTTCGACCAGGTCCTCGAAGCCCTCCTCGTCGAACCAGGCGAGGAGTTCGTGGAGCGTGTGGTGGGACTGGTGCGGCGGCGCCCACCAATCGAAGTTGTCGCAGACGCGCAGGGTCCAGTCGGGGTGGGCCGAGAAGTTCACGAGCTTGTTCAGCGTCCGGTTCACGACCGGCACGCTCCCGAGCGCGCCCAGGCCGACGCAGGCCGGTTCGAGGACGCGGGCCGGCAGGCGGGTGGTCAAGGCCCGCAGGCCGGAGTTGAGCCACTCCTGCGGCGGGGTGTTCCGGCGGTAGAGCCAGACGGCCAGCCGGCCCCCCGGCCTGACGCGTCGCGCGATCTCGGCGAACGCGCGGCGAGGGTCGGGCGAGTGGTGCAGGACGCCGATCGAGAAGACCAGGTCGAACGCGGCCACGGCCACCGGCGGGTCGAGCAGGTCGCCCTGGACGATCTGCACGTTCGGCAGCCCCGCGCAGAGTTCCGACGCCTTCTCCACGGCGCTGCTGAGGTCGACGCCGAGGACCTTCGCCCCGTGCCCGCCGACGAGCTTCGCATACCGACCGCCGCCGCAGCCGGCGTCGAGCACCAGGCGGCCGGCCAACTCGTGCGGCGGGACGCCCGTCTTGGCCTCGAAGGTCGCCTCGTCCTCCTCGATCCGCGCGACGTCGTAGCGATTCCACTGCCGCCCGA
The DNA window shown above is from Paludisphaera mucosa and carries:
- a CDS encoding methyltransferase domain-containing protein, whose translation is MTEPALNAELIGLLRSPGAKSPMHVEGDELVADRGAERYPIVGGVPRLAGEAYVGSFGRQWNRYDVARIEEDEATFEAKTGVPPHELAGRLVLDAGCGGGRYAKLVGGHGAKVLGVDLSSAVEKASELCAGLPNVQIVQGDLLDPPVAVAAFDLVFSIGVLHHSPDPRRAFAEIARRVRPGGRLAVWLYRRNTPPQEWLNSGLRALTTRLPARVLEPACVGLGALGSVPVVNRTLNKLVNFSAHPDWTLRVCDNFDWWAPPHQSHHTLHELLAWFDEEGFEDLVELAPMKSGRLYRWTYDHDLIIGSGVNVAGRRRA